From the Heliangelus exortis chromosome 14, bHelExo1.hap1, whole genome shotgun sequence genome, one window contains:
- the LOC139802657 gene encoding rho-related GTP-binding protein RhoG-like, translating to MQTIKCVVVGDGAVGKTCLLISYTTNAFPEEYIPTVFDNYSAQMTVDGRTVSLNLWDTAGQEEYDRLRTLSYPQTNVFVICFSIGSPSSYANVRHKWHPEVSHHCPNVPILLVGTKRDLRNDLETVKKLKEQSLAPTTPQQGTSLAKQIGAVKYLECSALNQEGVREVFAEAVRAVLYPVTKKNTRKCILL from the coding sequence ATGCAGACTATAAAGTGCGTAGTTGTCGGAGATGGTGCTGTGGGAAAAACTTGTCTTCTCATCAGCTATACCACAAATGCATTCCCAGAGGAATATATCCCTACTGTCTTTGACAACTACAGTGCCCAAATGACTGTTGATGGCCGGACAGTTAGCCTGAATCTCTGGGACACAGCAGGCCAGGAGGAATATGACCGCCTGCGCACGCTTTCCTATCCTCAGACCAATGTATTTGTCATCTGTTTCTCCATTGGGAGCCCCTCTTCCTATGCAAATGTGAGGCACAAATGGCATCCTGAAGTTTCTCACCACTGTCCAAATGTTCCCATTCTTTTAGTGGGCACGAAGAGAGACTTGAGAAATGACCTGGAAACagttaaaaagttaaaagaGCAAAGCTTGGCTCCCACTACCCCACAGCAGGGAACTTCGCTGGCTAAACAAATTGGAGCAGTCAAATACTTGGAGTGCTCAGCATTGAATCAGGAGGGTGTTCGTGAGGTGTTTGCTGAAGCTGTGCGTGCAGTTCTGTATCCTGTGACCAAGAAGAACACAAGAAAATGTATCTTATTATAG
- the LOC139802659 gene encoding cysteine and histidine-rich domain-containing protein 1-like isoform X2, whose product MALLCYNKGCGQRFDPEHNTKDSCQYHPGVPIFHDALKGWSCCKKRTTDFSDFLSIKGCTKGFHCKEKPPEPFSQEETSNKSKAKTAEELIIQGPKSAETMRRERPR is encoded by the exons ATGGCATTGCTGTGCTATAACAAGGGCTGTGGGCAGAGGTTTGATCCTGAGCACAATACTAAGG ATTCCTGTCAGTATCACCCAGGCGTCCCCATCTTCCATGATGCCCTGAAG GGGTGGTCTTGTTGCAAGAAACGCACCACGGACTTTTCTGACTTCCTCTCCATAAAG ggaTGCACAAAGGGGTTTCACTGCAAGGAGAAGCCCCCTGAGCCTTTCAGCCAAGAGGAGACCTCAAACAAGTCAAAGGCCAAAACAGCAGAGGAGCTGATCATCCAAGGACCAAAATCAGCTGAGACGATGCGTCGGGAAAGACCCAG GTGA
- the LOC139802659 gene encoding cysteine and histidine-rich domain-containing protein 1-like isoform X1, giving the protein MALLCYNKGCGQRFDPEHNTKDSCQYHPGVPIFHDALKGWSCCKKRTTDFSDFLSIKGCTKGFHCKEKPPEPFSQEETSNKSKAKTAEELIIQGPKSAETMRRERPSLCCCCFLALMSQEYCCQLKCPGLWSRHWRN; this is encoded by the exons ATGGCATTGCTGTGCTATAACAAGGGCTGTGGGCAGAGGTTTGATCCTGAGCACAATACTAAGG ATTCCTGTCAGTATCACCCAGGCGTCCCCATCTTCCATGATGCCCTGAAG GGGTGGTCTTGTTGCAAGAAACGCACCACGGACTTTTCTGACTTCCTCTCCATAAAG ggaTGCACAAAGGGGTTTCACTGCAAGGAGAAGCCCCCTGAGCCTTTCAGCCAAGAGGAGACCTCAAACAAGTCAAAGGCCAAAACAGCAGAGGAGCTGATCATCCAAGGACCAAAATCAGCTGAGACGATGCGTCGGGAAAGACCCAG cctttgctgctgctgtttcctaGCTCTGATGAGCCAAGAGTACTGCTGCCAATTAAAGTGTCCAGGTCTCTGGAGCAGGCACTGGAGAAACTGA